A stretch of Porites lutea chromosome 5, jaPorLute2.1, whole genome shotgun sequence DNA encodes these proteins:
- the LOC140939175 gene encoding uncharacterized protein isoform X7: MASRPRLLKKQSSLAILVELERETCESASRPPSEADPDQVREEDLEVHVDEEVEDLEGGELPPGEDDLLDEKGDGDSEGGDTDAAVSSEDENDISVSLASSKKSLSASARGGQTRASVEEEEIAPPLRMSRRLMSMKRRGKVVPLADLTEEFEFYAGDVLTVRGEEGDFYVCRVLEDVPESATSFGVAWFNRVDDNLYEVSFDDVCYMDSVITRVALSEVQPEKYSISKPHIKQTKKLLKEALAAERGEEEVSQDEGDDDDDDELGDEDAEEAEDEPPAKRTRSGSRSSSTSSPAKRGKRGQKKGAATPVNGPGRKRKAAEPKEKKERKKKALVAKKDKPRRAGVLIPNENIKLLEKDPTFETSEDIPLMPVKWAIKAVLVNDMEMLKSAIENRQEVFTVHWPRSPEIQLAAVHYALLNQNHEALKLLLKELHEEKPPELKRHNQPTVSLNHMDTGTYNFYTFGHAVRELYSSRGSREGNNAFLEDDKRFHRTKGYGTSDLLPFCFKKGVPLETVKVLLNEMTILEKSTLHEVEQGGIDEVWHAIRSGNRKLAGYFVSKGVDKFGFGFNFLHKEVLLNDSEELTSFRSQSVKKKPVENKTILPIHAACINPNGDYLKALLNSVPEHSIPDRDGFKPIHYAAACEGPGPLKVLLARGADPNDPGPKGVTPLMIACKYGRDENVKELVAAEDEDVDDALEDGEQTKSRVTIDVKNKHTKAAIHYAARNGHLSIIRLLVAAGGNVDLQTGSYRGNVTALMLAATQGHLELVKALVELKASPDKKGKWNKTALMYAVKNGQSPVAAYLLRIGVNPCAADTSGNTPVHYAAAYGWLHCLKMLIEAGADPNAANQWKVTPLAIALMKDQMPCADYLLSLDNVDVNFPDDCGRTLLCQKLRCSALNKALVEKITYLVEKKGADVNKADVEQWTPLHYLAANSVYEGQRYDRFLAYHPPPMLKMHLAEVSCQLARLFISAGADPDAVNKDGRTPMMVAILQNNFPLIETLLECGAKGSVGKTSDGSQVLHVQAEKADDLDLSDLYPDAHVDLTGNTSEQREQKQKHLKSLVMRASNEMMEKLIAGGAEINCVRSNGLTPLMLALSEGNMDQFSMLLDHDADPSMGLDKTGRNLLHLLATMCTEHDLRRHMKIVLKKTKSENLKEISNLVDNNGFTPLLQACETIASSPPNKENNEFVKSFIKTLVDQFGCSVKARVGKVKKGVNVELRNPPTFGLRREKDDEVDTSRIPRMSRMKQRSWSGSGSSYNSDCEDEDEDDVEMDEDEKPTKENSDAAEEYGLTGLFTCLHFLVYESWNFSPFLELMLEYVKAIKSIVNSFDCHGRTPLHLAVKWGNTGAAKLLIDSSTDVNVRSLNIKQDGKATPLILASRPVSVRLATLKDLLEAKADPNIADNSGRTALSWAVSNPNDSNSTPLKLCTALLEAGADVNSADGKQRTPLHYSVNCTTGGFETITDVENLLIKYGADTTTLDLHRRIPLHYAFVKMNGRHTDYSMSDPISVVGLLCEAMAEQGKDVKAQVNHQDNFGQTPLHRAALRGSTICSLNLIQKGASLDIKDNDGNTPLSLAVREGHNGCAMMFMQSNAPASCQVIKPLTPDDWKNYEIEKKKCLWQWKNVVDLSEPKPDIRSAFRVVIDNNWQGIAYLMLEVAGLDFIEAIQATLESNKLDLAWALLRKQRKDASVQGVDKKGRNLLHLLAIHSAHLWTQVVEEIANHLVQRGVPAGAVDSQGATPLHYAACNHNLAFCRFLWEHSPSSLDVTDKGGVTPFAAVFSNTESGIITLVEFFVSPSNCHVKNLDVCYSVGEEQNSKDTTTPLIEAALSSNEKVVTYLLKHGASVNFPKHDGRTPLMEIVRSNAMDMVKVLIYATDDRKIWETKETTLVDLTLQDNEGKSVIHHCVQNREYGSAENVDLLKFLASFEAPLALRDSQGHTPLYYAKQQGSGVMAEALIELLGQTEANRDTEEPMESDSGFNFTTSGDELWEGPVPDPTTDAEKILQEAREKDKSDNDDIIKVKVDSAFRMEGGG; encoded by the exons ATGGCAAGTAGACCTCGTCTTCTCAAGAAACAGTCTTCTTTAGCAATCTTAGTTGAGTTGGAAAGGGAAACTTGTGAATCGGCAAGCCGACCGCCATCCGAGGCTGATCCCGACCAAGTCCGAGAAGAAGATCTTGAGGTACATGTGGACGAAGAAGTTGAAGACCTCGAAGGTGGAGAATTACCACCAGGTGAAGATGATTTGCTTGATGAAAAAGGCGATGGTGATTCTGAGGGTGGAGATACAGATGCGGCGGTTTCTAGCGAAGATGAAAATGACATTTCTGTTTCCCTCGCTTCAAGCAAGAAATCACTTTCCGCGTCGGCCAGAGGCGGACAAACGCGTGCGAGCGTCGAGGAGGAAGAAATTGCACCTCCGCTGCGTATGTCACGCCGATTAATGTCCAtgaaaagaagaggaaaagtTGTTCCTTTGGCAGATTTAACTGAAGAGTTTGAGTTCTACGCAGGCGATGTTTTGACTGTGCGCGGAGAGGAAGGTGATTTCTACGTCTGTCGCGTGCTCGAAGACGTACCCGAAAGCGCTACTAGCTTTGGAGTGGCATGGTTTAATAGAGTTGATGATAACTTGTACGAG GTTTCATTTGATGATGTTTGTTACATGGATTCCGTTATCACTCGTGTAGCTTTGTCAGAGGTGCAGCCTGAGAAATATTCGATTTCCAAGCCACACATAAAACAAACCAAGAAACTGTTAAAAGAAGCTCTTGCTGCTGAACGAGGGGAGGAAGAAGTTTCACAGGATGAAGGAG atgatgatgatgatgatgagctTGGTGATGAAGATGCAGAAGAGGCAGAAGATGAACCTCCTGCAAAACGAACACGAAGTGGCTCCAGGTCTTCTTCAACCTCTTCTCCAGCCAAGAGGGGGAAACGAGGTCAGAAAAAGGGTGCAGCCACGCCCGTCAACGGTCCAGGTAGGAAGCGGAAAGCTGCTGAAcctaaagaaaagaaagaacggAAGAAAAAGGCATTGGTTGCGAAGAAGGATAAACCAAGAAGAGCTGGAGTGCTTATTCcaaatgaaaatattaaactgcttgaaaaagaTCCAACATTTGAAACCAG CGAGGACATTCCATTGATGCCTGTAAAATGGGCAATCAAAGCAGTCTTAGTGAATGACATGGAGATGCTTAAAAGTGCAATTGAAAATAGACAAGAGGTGTTTACG GTTCATTGGCCTAGGAGCCCCGAAATCCAGCTTGCAGCAGTGCATTATGCCCTTCTAAATCAAAACCATGAAGCTCTGAAACTGCTACTTAAAGAACTTCACGAAGAAAAACCACCCGAGCTTAAACGCCATAACCAGCCAACAGTTTCCTTAAATCACATGGATACTGGAAC GTATAACTTTTACACCTTTGGTCATGCTGTACGAGAATTGTATTCAAGCAGAGGGTCCAGAGAGGGAAACAATGCTTTTCTTGAG GATGACAAAAGGTTTCACCGGACTAAAGGCTATGGCACATCAGACCTTCTGCCATTCTGTTTTAAGAAGGGAGTCCCTCTTGAGACTGTTAAAGTTCTGTTGAATGAGATGACCATTCTGGAAAAATCAACCCTTCATGAAGTGGAACAG GGCGGTATTGATGAGGTGTGGCATGCCATCAGGAGTGGAAACAGAAAATTGGCTGGCTATTTTGTCAGTAAAGGAGTGGACAAGTTTGGATTTGGCTTCAACTTCTTGCACAAAGAG GTTTTATTGAATGACAGTGAAGAGCTAACGAGTTTTAgaagtcagtcagtcaaaaaAAAGCCAGTGGAAAACAAAACG ATCCTGCCTATTCATGCTGCCTGTATCAATCCTAATGGCGATTACCTGAAAGCGTTGTTAAATTCTGTACCAGAGCACAGCATTCCAGACAGAGATGGCTTTAAACCAATCCATTACGCAGCTGCCTGTGAGGGACCAGGGCCCCTAAAGGTTTTATTGGCAAG AGGGGCTGATCCAAACGACCCTGGCCCGAAAGGAGTGACACCTTTGATGATTGCTTGCAAATATGGCCGTGATGAGAACGTCAAAGAACTTGTGGCTGCTGAGGATGAAGACGTTGATGACGCATTGGAAGACGGAGAACAGACAAAATCACGTGTTACAATTGATGTGAAGAATAAACACACAAAGGCTGCTATTCACTATGCCGCTAGAAACGGACACCTT AGCATCATTAGACTGCTTGTCGCAGCTGGTGGCAATGTTGACCTTCAAACAGGCTCTTACCGGGGAAATGTTACCGCTTTGATGCTTGCGGCTACTCAAGGCCACCTAGAACTCGTCAAAGCGCTGGTTGAACTTAAAGCTTCACCTGACAAGAAAG GCAAGTGGAACAAGACAGCCCTGATGTATGCAGTAAAGAATGGCCAGTCGCCAGTTGCGGCGTATCTGCTAAGGATTGGTGTGAATCCATGTGCAGCAGACACCTCTGGGAATACTCCAGTACACTATGCTGCCGCCTATGGCTGGCTTCACTGCTTGAAGATGCTCATAGAAGCTGGCGCAGATCCAAATGCTGCTAACCAATGGAAG GTTACTCCACTAGCAATAGCCCTAATGAAAGACCAAATGCCCTGTGCGGACTATCTGTTAAGTTTGGATAACGTTGATGTCAACTTTCCTGACGACTGCGGACGCACTCTGCTTTGTCAAAAGCTTCGCTGTTCGGCTCTTAACAAGGCACTCGTGGAGAAGATTACATATCTAGTAGAAAAGAAAGGTGCTGATGTCAACAAGGCTGATGTCGAGCAGTGGACTCCC ctTCATTATCTGGCAGCAAACTCTGTTTATGAAGGACAGCGTTAT GATCGGTTCTTGGCGTATCATCCTCCGCCGATGCTCAAGATGCACCTGGCTGAAGTCTCATGCCAGTTGGCGCGCCTCTTTATATCCGCTGGAGCAGATCCTGATGCTGTCAACAAGGATGGACGAACTCCTATGATGGTTGCAATTTTACAa AACAATTTCCCTTTGATTGAGACTCTGTTGGAATGTGGAGCCAAGGGATCTGTGGGCAAAACCAGTGACGGCTCTCAGGTGCTGCATGTTCAAGCAGAAAAAGCAGATGACCTGGATTTATCCGATCTCTACCCAGATGCACACGTG GATTTAACTGGGAACACATCAGAGCAGCGGGAACAGAAGCAAAAGCATTTGAAATCTTTGGTCATGAGAGCAAGCAATGAAATGATGGAGAAGCTGATTGCTGGAGGAGCGGAAATCAATTGTGTTAGATCTAATGGCCTAACGCCTCTGATGCTTGCACTCTCAGAG GGAAACATGGATCAATTCTCGATGCTTCTCGATCACGATGCCGATCCCAGCATGGGACTTGACAAGACGGGGAGAAATCTTCTGCATTTGTTAGCTACCATGTGTACTGAACATGACTTACGAAGACACATGaagattgttttgaaaaag ACTAAGTCAGAAAATCTCAAGGAAATATCCAATTTAGTTGACAACAATGGCTTCACCCCACTTCTACAAGCCTGTGAAACTATTGCTTCATCTCCACCGAACAAG GAAAACAACGAATTTGTCAAGAGTTTTATCAAG ACTCTGGTCGACCAGTTTGGCTGCAGTGTGAAAGCAAGAGTTGGTAAAGTCAAGAAAGGAGTAAac GTTGAATTGAGGAATCCTCCAACGTTCGGTTTAAGGCGAGAAAAAGACGATGAAGTGGATACTTCTCGGATACCAAGGATGTCTAGAATGAAACAGCGATCGTGGAGTGGTAGTGGAAGTAGTTATAACTCTGACTGtgaagatgaagatgaggaTGATGTTGAGATGGATGAAGACGAAAAACCGACAAAGG AGAATTCTGATGCAGCGGAAGAGTATGGACTGACAG GACTGTTCACCTGTCTTCACTTTCTTGTGTATGAGagctggaatttttctccatttttggagCTGATGCTTGAGTATGTGAAAGCTATCAAGTCCATTGTCAACTCCTTTGATTGTCACGGCCGCACGCCTTTACACTTAGCAGTGAAATGGGGCAACACTGGGGCTGCAAAACTCCTA ATTGATAGCAGTACAGATGTGAATGTTCGATCCTTGAATATAAAACAAGATGGAAAGGCGACACCACTTATTTTGGCTTCCAG ACCAGTGAGTGTTCGCCTCGCCACCTTGAAGGACTTGCTGGAAGCTAAAGCAGATCCTAACATCGCAGATAATTCTGGTCGCACTGCTTTGTCTTGGGCCGTCTCCAACCCTAACG ATAGCAACTCCACTCCCTTGAAGCTCTGCACAGCTTTGCTTGAAGCTGGTGCCGATGTGAACAGTGCCGATGGCAAGCAGCGTACGCCTCTTCACTACTCTGTGAACTGCACCACGGGTGGCTTCGAGACAATAACTGATGTAGAAAACTTATTGATCAAGTATGGAGCAGACACGACCACCTTAGATTTACATAGAAGGATTCCTCTCCATTACGCCTTTGTGAAAATGAACGGCAG ACATACAGATTACAGCATGTCTGACCCCATATCTGTTGTAGGCCTGTTGTGTGAAGCAATGGCTGAACAAGGAAAGGATGTCAAGGCGCAAGTAAATCATCAAGATAACTTTGGACAGACACCTCTACACAGGGCAGCCTTGAGAGGATCCACAATTTGTTCGTTGAATCTTATCCAG aAAGGTGCATCTCTCGATATCAAAGACAATGATGGTAATACTCCACTGTCACTAGCCGTTCGTGAGGGTCACAATGG ttGTGCCATGATGTTCATGCAGAGTAATGCACCGGCATCCTGTCAGGTTATAAAGCCGTTAACACCAGATGACTGGAAGAATTATGAAATCGA gaagaaaaagtgtttgtgGCAATGGAAGAATGTTGTTGACTTGTCGGAACCCAAACCTGACATCAGATCCGCATTTCGTGTGGTGATCGATAACAACTGGCAGGGAATAGCTTATTTAATGCTGGAGGTTGCTGGGTTAGATTTTATAGAGGCGATTCAG GCAACACTGGAATCTAACAAGCTGGATCTTGCATGGGCGTtgctaagaaaacaaaggaaagatgCTTCGGTTCAAGGCGTTGACAAGAAAGGTCGCAACTTACTTCACTTGTTGGCTATTCATTCTGCGCATTTGTGGACACAAGTGGTGGAAGAG ATTGCCAATCATCTTGTTCAGAGGGGAGTTCCCGCCGGGGCTGTTGACTCCCAAGGGGCGACGCCCCTGCATTACGCTGCTTGCAATCACAACCTGGCTTTCTGCAGGTTTTTGTGGG AACATTCTCCATCTTCTCTGGACGTGACAGACAAAGGCGGCGTCACGCCGTTTGCTGCAGTGTTCTCCAACACCGAGAGCGGAATAATCACGCTGGTGGA ATTCTTTGTTAGCCCATCAAATTGCCACGTCAAGAACTTGGATGTGTGCTACAGCGTGGGCGAGGAACAGAACAGTAAAGATACAACCACTCCTTTGATTGAAGCCGCTTTATCAAGTAACGAGAAAGTTGTGACCTATCTACTTAAACACGGTGCCTCAGTCAACTTCCCAAAG CATGACGGACGCACTCCCCTCATGGAAATTGTCCGTAGCAACGCGATGGACATGGTCAAAGTACTGATTTATGCTACTGACGACAGAAAAATCTGGGAGACAAAGGAAACGACTCTTGTTGATCTCACGTTACAGGACAATGAAGGAAAGTCCGTGATACATCACTGCGTGCAGAACAGAGAG TATGGCTCTGCCGAGAATGTCGATTTGCTGAAATTTCTGGCCAGTTTTGAAGCCCCACTGGCTCTAAGAGACTCGCAAGGACACACCCCGCTTTACTATGCCAAACAGCAGGGATCTGGGGTCATGGCAGAGGCTCTTATAGAACTGCTAGGACAGACGGAGGCAAACAGG GACACAGAAGAACCAATGGAAAGTGACTCAGGATTTAACTTTACTACTTCTGGTGATGAATTGTGGGAAGGTCCGGTCCCAGATCCCACAACTGACGCGGAGAAAATACTCCAAGAGGCCCGGGAAAAAGATAAATCCGATAACGATGACATCATCAAAGTCAAAGTTGATTCAGCCTTCAGAATGGAGGGAGGAGGGTAG